Genomic DNA from Desulfonema ishimotonii:
CGGTTCCTGGCCCTGGCGGATGGCAAAGCTTCGCATGAAGCTGGCAAAGTTGTCCCGGATCAGGACCGTGATACAGACGATCATAACGAAGATGGTGTGCAGCAGTTCAATCCGGCTGTAACCGGATGGCATGGAGACCAGCCGCCACATCATCCCGACCGCAATCAGGGGAAAGATAATCGAGTAGACGATCTTGTCCATGATACGGTCCGCCAGGTGGGCCAGGGTGGGATGGGGCCGGAAGCGGGCGGCAAACCAGCCGTCCACCAGATCGAAGCTCATGGAGATGAAGAGCAGGGTCAGGCCCAGGGTGTATAGATTCGGGTTCCGGTTCCACATCACGCCGATTGCGCAGAGCATTCCGCCGAACACCAGAAACGGACGGCTGTAAACCAGGATAGCGGTCGCCTTTTTCGATATCAGTAATTTGCCGGACATATCATTCCTCATTTCTGCAAGTATACAGTATTCATCCCGTTGATCTGTGAGAATTACGGAGCGTCCGGCGCTGGCCGGTGGCTCCTGTAAAATCAGGCAGACAATATCAGAACTGAGTCTGTTCTGAAAACCGAAGGACTGGCGTCAATCGTCATTCCGGGCACTGGTCCGGGGCGGGAATCCGCAGTCGTATTGACGGCGATTAAAAAATACTCCGGTTTTCAGGGGGGACACAGTATCATAACAACTTCGGATGAATTTTCAGAAAGCGCGCCGGAAGTTACCTCCCTGCCGTTTTTTTCAGTTCAACCGAAATTCAGGGGGGATAATAGGGAAAAGACCGGGGCGTGTCAAGGAAAGCAGGAGATATTCATCACTTTCCGCAGTGCTTTTGTGGTCAGTATGAGGCGGGGGGAACAGCGGTCTGCACGGCGCTGCCAACTGCGGGGTTTCTCAGCAGGATGCAGGAGAACCCGGTGGCTTGAAATCTGCCGCCCCCGAAAACAATGCTGACAGCGCATCGGGATTTAAAAAACTCCTGAAGCAGACGGGCAAAAACCGGCGCCCGGATTCCCCCGTCTGCGGACATGACAGGGGGCAGCTTACAGGATCAGACCCTGAATCCCCCGTCATTCAAACTGCAACCGGACACAGGCGGGTTCAGAAAATCAGCGGCGGCAGCCAGATATCATCGCCCGTCAGTCTGACGGCAACATCGGAAAACCAGATTCTGAAGCGATCATCCGCGCCCTTGTGCATCAGGGAGATCAGGATCGGGCCGACCTTGGCGTGATGCTCCCAGGTGGCGGTGCGGGTTGGCTGTTCCGAACCGCCCCTGTGGTAAACCCATTGTTTTATGGTATATCTGGGGGTGTAATACAGCTCGTATACATCGCCGGGCGTATAGCCTGTTTTTTCAGGATAAGACACCGTTATCCGATTTGCCATGCCCGGCTGAATCGGCAGCGGGCGCTGGTCATCAGATATAACCGTTATCCCATCGTCCCATTCCAGGTGAAACGGAAAAAGGAGCCAGTACTGATCGTTGATAAACCACTGGTCGATTTTGGCGTCGAAATTGCGATCTTTCCGGCTGTACGTCACATGAGCCGCTTTGTTGTCGGTTTCAGCGCCTTTATAGGTCACCCGGTCCGTTTTTGGCTCCCATACCCATGCGCGCTGAACCTTTTTACCGTTCACAACGGCGTTGAAGGTAAACCGTATCGCCTCAATCCGCTCAAACTGCTGAAATCCGTATGCACGGGCAATCCGCCTGGCGGTGGCATTGCCATGATGTTTTTTCATCGCTTTCCCGGTGGCGCCGCAGCCGATTAAAAACAGGCAGGCGGAAATCATCAGCATGATCGGAATCATTTTTTTCGCATTCATGATCTTCTCCTTTGGTGGTTACATATGTTTTCGGGATCTGGTTTCATCGCTTATTTATTGCATGTCCGGCGGATTGCCCGGTTGCCGGGAAGAATCTGACCACGGGTTTCAGGCCGGGCATACTGTGTTTATCCTGAAGACCGCAGTTTTTTTAAAAAATTGCCGTCATTCCTGGGAATTCCCGTTTTTGCGGGAATGACAACAGAAGCAGAAATTTTGTCTTTCAAAGCAGGGCTGCCCTGCTTCCGGCCCGGCAGAACAGGCTGCGGAATCTGCGTTCATGACAATGTGATCGGCTGGCCGGTCTTCAGGGTATTCTTTACATCTTACAGTCCGCGTGTTAAATTTTCAATTCAGAAAATAGTATAATTTTTGTCAGGGTGGCTTTGCACTTCAGACAGATACGGAATCCGGGCTTTGTTATCTGCAATGTCATCCGCAGGTGGGCAGGCGTGAGGCTTCCCCACACCGGGCATTTGCATCGCTTCAGATATTAAAGCGGTGCGGCATGTAAATTTTGCTGTGACGGGCTCCTTTTTGCCAGTTTGACCATCTGATTTCACATTGGCAGAAAATCGGATTCAGCGCAGCTCACAGAAGGATTTTTTTCGGATACAGAACAGAATTGAAAAACTTCAGACTCATTATCGAATATGACGGAACTGCCTATCACGGGTGGCAGATTCAGAAGGATGACCGGACGATCCAGGGGGAAATTCAGAATGCCCTGGAGAGGATGACCCGCCGGAAAATTGTTCTGAACGGCTCCGGCCGGACAGATGCCGGGGTTCACGCCCTGGGGCAGGTCGCCAGTTTCAGATGCGACACCCGGCTGACAGCCGAGGCGTTTCAGAAGGGGCTGAACAGCATCCTGGACGACGATATTGTGATTCACGGATGCCGGGAGGTGCCGGAAACCTTTCACGCCCGGTTTGACGCCAGGGGCAAGACCTACCACTACCGCATTCTGAACCGCCCCCTGCCGTCGGCCATTGACCGCCGTTCTGCGTGGTTTATCAAAAGGCCCCTCGATTTCAGCGCCATGCAGGCGGCGGCCGGTCACATTCCGGGAGAACATGATTTCAAAGCCTTTGAGGGGACCGGCAGCCCCAGAGCGCATACGGTCCGACGGGTCTCACAGGCCGGGTTTGTCCGGGAGACAGACGGCTATCTGACCTTTCGGATCAGCGCCAACGGCTTTCTCCGCTTCATGGTCCGCAATATCGTGGGGACGCTGGCGGAAGTGGGCATGGGCAAACGGACACCGGACCGGTTCAAAGCGGTTCTGCTGTCGAAGGACCGGGGGCAGGCTGGCGCCACCGCGCCGCCCCAGGGGTTGTGCCTGATGCACGTAAACTACGAGGAGGGGCTATGAATGAAAAAAACAGGCCGCTGACGGACGAGGCGTTTGTCCGCGTGGCCATACTGGAAAATCCCATTGAGGCCCAGGTGATCGAACCCGTTCTGGAGGCGGAAAATATCCCGCACCTGCTCCGCACCTACCACGACACGGCCTATGACGGGCTGTTTCAGACCCAGAAGGGATGGGGTGAGATCCGTGCGCCTCAGTCCTGGCGGGATAAGATCCTTGAGATTCTCGACGACGTTCGCGCCGAAGATGCCGGT
This window encodes:
- the truA gene encoding tRNA pseudouridine(38-40) synthase TruA translates to MKNFRLIIEYDGTAYHGWQIQKDDRTIQGEIQNALERMTRRKIVLNGSGRTDAGVHALGQVASFRCDTRLTAEAFQKGLNSILDDDIVIHGCREVPETFHARFDARGKTYHYRILNRPLPSAIDRRSAWFIKRPLDFSAMQAAAGHIPGEHDFKAFEGTGSPRAHTVRRVSQAGFVRETDGYLTFRISANGFLRFMVRNIVGTLAEVGMGKRTPDRFKAVLLSKDRGQAGATAPPQGLCLMHVNYEEGL